The following are encoded in a window of Candida dubliniensis CD36 chromosome 4, complete sequence genomic DNA:
- a CDS encoding cytidine aminohydrolase, putative (Similar to S. cerevisiae CDD1;~spliced gene), whose protein sequence is MSITKYTDHKELSDTEFSKLKENVIKAKSTAYCPYSKFRVGCALLTESGEFISGANVENASYGAGVCAERTAIVKAVTEGHTKFKAIAVAGNTKDPITPCGICRQFIREFAPEIPVFMFNEGNGFIKVYLQDLLPLSFGPEDLGVTN, encoded by the exons ATGTCCATTACAAAGTATACCGATCATAAAGAGTTATCAGACACAgaattttccaaattgaaagaaaacgTTATAAAAG CCAAATCCACCGCTTATTGTCCTTATTCGAAATTCAG AGTTGGGTGTGCTCTTTTAACAGAATCAGGTGAATTCATATCTGGTGCCAATGTTGAAAACGCATCATACGGAGCAGGTGTCTGTGCTGAACGAACAGCAATTGTTAAAGCAGTG ACAGAGGGCCATACAAAGTTTAAAGCAATTGCGGTGGCAGGAAACACCAAAGATCCAATAACTCCTTGTGGAATTTGCCGTCAATTCATTAGAGAATTTGCTCCAGAAATTCCAGTGTTCATGTTCAATGAAGGAAACGGGTTTATTAAAGTGTACCTACAGGATTTACTCCCATTGAGTTTTGGCCCAGAAGATCTCGGTGTAACGAATTAA
- a CDS encoding CipC-like antibiotic response protein, putative (Similar to Aspergillus funigatus CipC;~CipC is a major hyphal protein of Aspergillus fumigatus) has translation MSEIFKASHRRVYGHHSNSSSSSSSSSNSISMSPSGSASNRNSTTSGISDNRTKLSHDIVAGAASFEATRLFEDKHRKNGKPVSHAFAKKTLTAFASSEVDKLFEVKELSHLDKNQIKSEAIRMVEKEYETYYGGQKHWSPTFKPITW, from the coding sequence ATGTCTGAAATATTCAAAGCTAGTCACAGGAGAGTGTATGGTCACCACAGTAATAgtagcagcagcagcagcagcagcagtaACAGTATCAGCATGAGTCCAAGTGGTAGTGCTAGCAACAGAAATAGTACCACGAGCGGTATTAGTGACAACAGGACAAAACTTTCTCATGATATAGTAGCAGGGGCTGCCTCCTTTGAGGCCACCAGATTGTTTGAGGATAAGCATCGAAAAAACGGGAAACCTGTTAGTCATGCTTTTGCCAAGAAAACTCTTACTGCATTTGCTTCTTCTGAGGtggataaattatttgaagtGAAGGAATTGAGTCATTTGGATaagaatcaaataaaaagtgAGGCAATAAGAAtggttgaaaaagaatatgaGACCTACTATGGTGGTCAGAAGCATTGGTCTCCAACTTTTAAACCAATAACTTGGTAA
- a CDS encoding ATP-binding protein/permease, putative, with product MSVETYSWSNISLTLSNGKTILNDINGSVSGGEMLAIMGPSGSGKSTLLNVLAYRNSPRSSTLQGGIFINNESATLNKIKQLSSYVEQEDSLIGSLTVSETVDYSAQFAGIVKAHKKELVSKTIKSLGLVGQAFSKIGTPIQKGISGGQKRRVSIASQIITSPSILFLDEPTSGLDSVASREVIGTIKRIAKRENMIIICSIHQPSTYTFELFDKVMFLSKGRIVYNDGVSNVVKYFNSIGHTMPPYINPAEYVLDLINTDFQEDSSILDDLVSKWNSGEVEKVETGSVQLAEATTINEMKNVLILIARSLTKARRDILTYYVRLVMYLGLAILMGTVWLRLQDGQKNIQPFINAIFFSGAFMSFMSVAYIPSYLEDIQSYKKERMNGLYGPLAFSLANFLVGLPFLFLIAAVFSVITFFMVNFHQTASGFWYYLMWLFLDLVAAESMTTFIASVFPNFVVSLAITAFANGLWMAVGGFLVPSNILNVFWYYTFYWIDYQRYVFQGMIFNEFTNREFRCGDGCHCMYDSPLASQCKISGQAVLESLGYGKYDKGLWIGVLIALVFVYRFATYIVLKFRK from the coding sequence ATGCTGGTTGAAACTTATTCTTGGTCAAATATTAGTTTGACTTTATCAAATGGAAAGACAATTcttaatgatattaatggTTCTGTTAGTGGTGGAGAAATGTTAGCTATCATGGGTCCATCTGGGAGTGGTAAATCAACTTTGCTTAACGTATTGGCTTATAGGAATAGTCCACGATCTTCGACACTCCAAGGTGGtatatttattaacaaTGAGAGTGCAACtttaaacaaaatcaaacaactTTCAAGCTATGTTGAGCAAGAAGATTCATTGATTGGTTCTTTAACCGTCCTGGAAACAGTTGACTACAGTGCACAGTTTGCTGGTATTGTCAAAGCACACAAAAAAGAACTCGTTAgcaaaacaataaaatcaCTTGGATTGGTGGGGCAGGCTTTTCTGAAAATTGGCACTCCAATTCAAAAGGGGATTTCTGGTGGGCAAAAAAGAAGGGTTAGTATTGCTTCTCAGATTATTACTTCCCCGtccattttatttttggatGAGCCAACATCGGGATTGGACTCTGTTGCATCACGCGAAGTTATTGGCActattaaaagaattgcCAAGAGGGAGAATATGATCATCATTTGTTCCATTCATCAGCCCAGCACATACACATTTGAACTTTTTGACAAGGTAATGTTTCTTTCCAAAGGTAGAATAGTCTATAATGACGGTGTTAGCAATGTGGTCAAGTACTTTAACTCAATTGGACACACAATGCCTCCATACATCAATCCAGCTGAATATGTTTTAGATTTAATCAATACTGATTTTCAAGAAGATTCAAGTATACTTGATGATTTGGTATCTAAGTGGAACAGTGGAGAGGTCGAAAAAGTTGAGACAGGATCTGTTCAATTAGCTGAAGCCACTACCATAAATGAGATGAAAAATGtcttgattttgattgCTCGTTCCTTAACCAAAGCTCGAAGAGATATTTTGACATACTATGTCAGATTGGTTATGTACTTGGGTTTGGCAATATTAATGGGTACCGTGTGGTTGAGATTACAAGATGGCCAAAAAAACATACAACCATTTATTAATgccattttcttttctggGGCGTTTATGTCTTTCATGTCAGTTGCGTACATTCCATCATATCTTGAAGATATTCAAAGCTATAAGAAGGAAAGAATGAATGGGTTGTATGGGCCCTTGGCATTTTCCTTAGCAAATTTTTTGGTTGGACTTCcgtttttatttttgattgcAGCTGTTTTTAGTGTCATTACATTTTTTATGGTCAACTTTCATCAAACAGCAAGTGGGTTCTGGTATTATTTAATGTGGCTATTCTTGGATTTAGTTGCTGCAGAATCAATGACTACATTCATTGCCAGCGTTTTCCCGAACTTTGTTGTGTCATTGGCTATCACAGCTTTTGCCAACGGATTATGGATGGCAGTAGGAGGCTTTTTGGTGCCTTCTAACATTTTGAATGTATTTTGGTATTATACCTTTTATTGGATCGATTATCAAAGATACGTCTTTCAAGGAATGATCTTCAACGAGTTTACCAATAGAGAATTCCGCTGTGGAGATGGGTGCCACTGCATGTATGATTCACCTTTGGCAAGCCAATGCAAAATTAGTGGCCAAGCTGTTTTGGAAAGTTTGGGATATGGGAAATACGATAAAGGATTATGGATTGGGGTTTTAATTGCTCTAGTTTTTGTCTACAGATTTGCTACGTATATAGTTTTGAAATTCAGAAAGTAA
- a CDS encoding 26S proteasome regulatory subunit, putative (Similar to S. cerevisiae RPT5;~In S. cerevisiae: one of six ATPases of the 19S regulatory particle of the 26S proteasome involved in the degradation of ubiquitinated substrates; recruited to the GAL1-10 promoter region upon induction of transcription) produces MVTLEDLENNQQQEEDVIDQEILNSATSDIINRTKLLDNDIKVMRSESQRLTHEKTVMLERIKDNQEKINNNKQLPYLVGNVVELLDLDADKEASEQGANIDIDAARAGKSAVIKTSTRQTIFLPMIGLVDPSKLKPNDLIGVNKDSYLVLDTLPSEYDSRVKAMEVDEKPTEDYSDIGGLDKQIEELIEAVVLPMKQADKFKNLGIKPPKGALMYGPPGTGKTLLARACAAQSGATFLKLAAPQLVQMFIGDGAKLVRDAFALAKEKAPTIIFIDELDAIGTKRFDSDKSGDREVQRTMLELLNQLDGFGSDDRVKVLAATNRVDTLDPALLRSGRLDRKIEFPLPSEEARESVLKIHARKLHCDNNSVNWRELARSTDEFNGAQLKAVTVEAGMIALRNGKSIIKHEDFVEAISEVQARKSKSVNFYA; encoded by the coding sequence ATGGTTACCTTAGAAGATTTAGAAAACAATCAGCAACAAGAGGAAGATGTTATAgatcaagaaattttaaACTCTGCTACGTCAGATATAATCAATAGGACCAAATTGTTGGATAATGACATTAAAGTTATGAGATCTGAATCACAGAGGTTGACCCATGAAAAGACTGTGATGTTGGAAAGAATAAAAGACAATCAAGAAaagataaacaataataagCAATTGCCTTACTTGGTGGGGAACGTTGTGGAGTTGTTAGATTTAGATGCTGACAAAGAAGCCAGCGAACAAGGTGccaatattgatattgacGCAGCTAGAGCTGGTAAATCAGCTGTAATCAAGACATCAACCAGACAAACTATATTCCTACCAATGATAGGATTGGTCGACCCGAGCAAATTAAAAccaaatgatttaattggtgTGAACAAGGATTCTTATCTTGTGTTGGATACTTTACCTTCGGAATACGATTCAAGAGTGAAGGCGATGgaagttgatgaaaaaCCAACTGAAGATTATTCTGACATTGGTGGATTGGacaaacaaattgaagaattgattgaagCCGTGGTGTTGCCTATGAAGCAAGCAGACAAATTTAAAAACTTGGGTATTAAACCACCAAAAGGTGCTTTAATGTATGGCCCACCTGGTACAGGTAAAACTTTATTGGCTAGAGCTTGTGCTGCTCAGTCTGGTGCCacttttttgaaattggcTGCTCCTCAGTTGGTGCAAATGTTTATTGGGGATGGGGCAAAGTTAGTTCGTGATGCGTTTGCTTTAGCTAAAGAAAAGGCTCCtacaattatatttattgatgaattggatgCTATTGGTACCAAAAGATTTGACTCCGATAAAAGTGGTGATAGAGAGGTGCAAAGAACCATGTTGgaattgttgaatcaattaGACGGGTTTGGATCTGACGATAGAGTCAAAGTTTTAGCAGCAACTAATAGAGTCGACACATTAGATCCTGCATTGTTGAGATCAGGTAGATTGGATAGGAAAATCGAGTTCCCATTGCCATCAGAGGAAGCCAGAGAGTCTGTGTTGAAAATACATGCAAGAAAATTACACTGTGACAATAATTCGGTAAACTGGAGAGAGTTGGCCAGATCCACCGACGAATTCAATGGTGCCCAATTGAAGGCAGTTACAGTAGAGGCAGGTATGATTGCTTTGAGAAATGGTAAGTCTATAATTAAACATGAAGATTTCGTAGAAGCTATCAGTGAAGTTCAAGCTAGAAAGTCAAAGTCAGTCAATTTCTACGCATAA
- a CDS encoding pseudouridine synthase, putative (Similar to S. cerevisiae PUS5;~In S. cerevisiae: catalyzes only the formation of pseudouridine (Psi)-2819 in mitochondrial 21S rRNA): protein MKLDLVKRTFNYVIVNKPSGMVCDTNHTNNIITALTNEFKAILPSVNSSQFRLVQRLDRFVTGGLVVARNKKWADKVRKSFFQEGTLRLTRRYVGLIALDQIPESTQGTIDFPIQALEKDYRGKGESRKLLTYSAVTHYKLIPKARRAIEGIFPISQQGPVLPIILELETGRKNQIRDHIIQKFGVPLLNDDNFSDFKLNSEIPKNVNSKLYKSNQIALHAGLIIMENNGVSQQFLFPVNNAYDRELWGSFVNENGEFIDEIRDGLVNFRI, encoded by the coding sequence ATGAAACTAGATCTTGTCAAGCGTACGTTTAACTATGTAATAGTTAATAAACCTTCGGGAATGGTATGCGATACTAATCAcacaaataatattattactgCATTGACAAACGAATTTAAAGCCATACTTCCCTCAGTCAACTCATCACAATTTAGACTTGTACAAAGACTAGATAGATTCGTCACTGGTGGTCTCGTAGTTGctagaaataaaaaatggGCAGACAAGGTTAGGAAATCGTTTTTTCAAGAAGGTACTCTTCGACTTACAAGAAGGTATGTCGGATTGATAGCTCTCGACCAAATTCCTGAATCAACCCAGGGCACAATTGATTTCCCCATACAAGCATTAGAGAAGGATTACAGAGGGAAAGGAGAGTCAAGAAAGCTACTTACTTACTCTGCTGTTACAcattataaattgattcCAAAAGCAAGGCGAGCCATAGAAGGAATATTTCCGATATCCCAACAGGGTCCAGTATTACCAATTATCTTGGAGTTGGAAACAGGTAGGAAAAACCAAATTCGAGACCACATAATACAAAAATTTGGAGTTCCTTTGttgaatgatgataatttttctgATTTCAAGCTAAATTCCGAAATTCCTAAAAACGTCAATAGCAAGTTGTATAAAAGTAACCAAATTGCTCTTCATGCAGGTTTGATAATTATGGAGAATAATGGAGTATCacaacaatttttgtttcCAGTGAACAACGCTTATGATAGAGAGCTATGGGGAAGCTTTGTTAACGAAAATGGTGAGTTCATTGATGAGATCCGAGATGGATTAGTTAATTTCAGAATTTGA
- a CDS encoding methionine aminopeptidase precursor, putative (Similar to S. cerevisiae MAP1;~In S. cerevisiae: catalyzes the cotranslational removal of N-terminal methionine from nascent polypeptides) translates to MASICAAPHCGKETDSALKCPVCLKDGVSSVFCNQNCFRSSWAIHKGIHKAEDGSEDYNPFPNFEFTGDLRPHYPLTPRRAVPKHIKLPDYAQHGKPISEIKNDRIGKIPILTPKEIEKIRKVTKIAREVLDITASHVKPGITTDELDAILHKECIKRNAYPSPLNYYNFPKSLCTSVNEVICHGIPDKTKLQDGDIINLDVTIYYLGFHADLNETYYVGDKAKCNPELVNLVETTRECLDLAIKHVKPGIAFRELGNIIEKHASENNCSVVRTYCGHGCGTLFHCQPNIPHYAKNKAIGIAKPGQVFTIEPMLNVGTYKDLSWPDKWTAVTQDGKCSAQFEHMLLVTEDGCEVLSARTETSPGGPVPRIN, encoded by the coding sequence ATGGCATCTATTTGTGCAGCACCACATTGTGGCAAAGAAACCGACTCAGCCTTGAAATGTCCTGTTTGTTTGAAAGACGGCGTTTCTAGTGTATTTTGCAATCAGAATTGTTTCCGTTCCAGTTGGGCAATCCATAAAGGCATCCATAAGGCAGAAGATGGGTCTGAAGATTACAACccatttccaaattttgaGTTTACTGGTGACTTGAGACCTCATTATCCTTTAACGCCAAGGAGAGCCGTTCCTAAGCATATTAAATTGCCTGACTACGCCCAACATGGTAAACCAATCAGTGAAATTAAAAACGATAGAATTGGTAAAATCCCCATTTTGACACCAAAAGAAATCgaaaaaattagaaaagtTACTAAAATAGCCAGAGAAGTTTTGGACATTACTGCTAGTCATGTTAAACCAGGAATCACCACTGATGAATTAGACGCAATTTTGCATAAAGAATgtataaaaagaaatgctTATCCATCGCCTTTAAACTATTACAATTTCCCTAAATCATTGTGCACATCAGTTAATGAAGTTATTTGTCATGGTATACCAGACAAAACCAAGTTACAGGATGGCgatattataaatttggATGTTACTATATATTATCTTGGATTCCATGCTGATCTTAATGAAACTTATTACGTTGGAGACAAAGCAAAATGCAATCCAGAATTAGTCAATTTGGTTGAAACCACTAGAGAGTGTCTTGATTTGGCTATTAAACATGTAAAGCCAGGAATTGCCTTTAGAGAATTGGGTAATATCATTGAAAAACATGCAAGTGAGAACAATTGTTCCGTTGTACGTACATATTGTGGCCATGGTTGTGGGACATTATTTCATTGTCAACCTAATATTCCTCATTACGCCAAAAATAAGGCTATTGGAATTGCTAAGCCAGGTCAAGTATTTACTATAGAACCAATGCTTAATGTTGGAACATACAAAGATTTGTCGTGGCCCGACAAATGGACAGCCGTCACCCAAGATGGTAAATGCTCTGCTCAGTTTGAACATATGTTATTGGTAACAGAAGATGGGTGTGAAGTATTGAGTGCCAGAACAGAAACGTCACCAGGCGGACCTGTACCCAGAATAAACTAG
- a CDS encoding protein associated with the U1 snRNP complex, putative (Similar to S. cerevisiae LUC7;~In S. cerevisiae: essential protein associated with the U1 snRNP complex; splicing factor involved in recognition of 5' splice site) — MAEEQRRQIEQLMGKENGSSIRRRDPEMTSPRVCRAFLVGTCPHDLFVGTKQDLGRCPNLHLQKHKLEYEHRTKKLGEKFSDIEYDYYKLLSKYVSDLDRNIHNAQLRLQHTPEEKAKIARVTKELDDLDVEIGLMVQELNYLVAKNQASKIIDYAIELNAKCEEREKLSQQARRITENVGQTSQQKLQVCDGCGAYLSRLDNDRRLADHFVGKIHMGYLEIRENFKEIQNKYKKMGKNL; from the coding sequence ATGGCAGAAGAACAAAGAAGACAGATAGAGCAGTTGATGGGGAAAGAAAATGGATCACTGATACGGCGAAGAGATCCAGAAATGACTTCACCTCGTGTTTGTCGGGCGTTTTTAGTGGGCACCTGTCCTCACGATTTATTTGTTGGAACAAAGCAAGATCTAGGAAGATGTCCTAATCTACATTTACAGAAACATAAGCTAGAGTACGAACACCGAACGAAAAAACTAGGGGAAAAGTTTTCTGACATTGAGTATGACTATTACAAATTATTGTCTAAATATGTTTCCGATTTGGACCGAAATATACACAATGCCCAATTGCGTTTGCAGCACACACCAGAGgaaaaagcaaaaattGCCCGAGTTacaaaagaattggatGATCTAGATGTCGAGATTGGTTTAATGGTTCAAGAGCTAAATTATTTGGTGGCCAAAAATCAAGCAAGCAAAATTATCGATTACGCCATTGAATTGAATGCCAAATGTGAAGAAAGGGAAAAGCTTAGTCAACAAGCTCGACGAATAACTGAAAACGTCGGGCAGACATCACAACAGAAACTTCAAGTCTGTGATGGGTGTGGTGCTTACTTGTCAAGATTGGACAACGATAGAAGATTGGCAGATCATTTTGTTGGAAAAATCCACATGGGGTATTTGGAAATACGAGAAAATTTCAAGGAGatacaaaataaatataagaAAATGGGAAAGAACCTATAA
- a CDS encoding 26S proteasome complex subunit, putative (Similar to S. cerevisiae SEM1;~In S. cerevisiae: component of the lid subcomplex of the regulatory subunit of the 26S proteasome) has translation MSDVAKLDSKPPAAGPSKHTSNLTEEEKNVIKTLEEDDEFEDFPEDDSKWSNNSTNKLSEQNLWEEDWDDDDGQDEVSNKLREELKKTIKPIQ, from the coding sequence ATGTCAGACGTCGCTAAACTAGATTCTAAACCACCTGCTGCAGGTCCTCTGAAACATACATCAAATCTtactgaagaagaaaagaatgtTATCAAGACATTAGAAGAggatgatgaatttgaagatttcCCAGAAGATGATTCCAAGTGGTCAAATAATAGTACCAATAAATTAAGTGAACAAAATTTATGGGAGGAAGATTgggatgatgatgatggcCAAGACGAGGTGTCCAACAAGTTAAGAGAAGAGTTAAAGAAAACGATTAaaccaattcaataa
- a CDS encoding arsenical-resistance protein, putative (Similar to S. cerevisiae ACR3), giving the protein MTFKQDARAAFKGLSITDKLLPLLIVLAIVIGVIISVYVPGSSEAFNGTKVVGVSVPLAIGLIIMMIPPLCKVEWEHFHKFFNKSTYLRPILISLVLNWIICPFIMFGLAWMVLFNYDEYRTGIIMIGLARCIAMVLLWNDIALGDNTLCAVIVLINSLLQVVLYAPYQLFFCYVITGDPIPIDSGVSYSIVAKSVAFFLGVPLGLGVIVRFALLYFKVYDKLIRFISPWALIGLLYTIIVIFIDKGKEFIEEVGTAFLCFIPLTLYFLISWFTTFFVLRWFSKAPKLEDEDTRLLCGCEEKIEKYPKKWRRGCSANYSEITTQSFTAASNNFELSLAVAISIYGSGSKQAIAATFGPLLEVPILLILTFVARYLRTKFIWSDVEELDDEIRR; this is encoded by the coding sequence ATGACTTTCAAACAAGATGCTAGAGCCGCATTTAAAGGCTTATCGATCACAGATAAATTGTTGccattattaattgttcTTGCTATAGTTATTGGTGTTATAATATCAGTATATGTACCAGGGAGCAGTGAAGCGTTTAATGGTACCAAAGTTGTTGGTGTTTCTGTACCATTAGCCATAGgattgataattatgatGATTCCTCCATTATGTAAAGTGGAATGGGAACATTTCCACAAGTTTTTCAACAAGAGTACTTATCTCAGACCTATTTTGATTTCGCTTGTTTTGAACTGGATTATATGTCCTTTTATTATGTTTGGGTTAGCTTGGATGGTGTTATTCAACTATGACGAATATAGAACTGGTATAATTATGATTGGATTAGCGCGATGTATTGCTATGGTATTGTTGTGGAATGACATTGCCTTAGGCGATAACACACTTTGTGCTGTTATTGTTCTTATTAACAGTTTGTTGCAAGTTGTTTTGTATGCACcttatcaattgtttttctgCTATGTGATAACTGGTGATCCTATCCCAATAGACTCTGGTGTGTCGTACTCGATAGTTGCAAAGAGTGTTGCCTTCTTCTTGGGGGTGCCACTTGGTCTTGGTGTGATTGTTAGATTTGCATTATTATACTTTAAGGTTTACGATAAGTTAATTAGATTTATTAGTCCTTGGGCTTTAATTGGATTGTTGTACACGATCATCGTTATTTTCATTGATAAAGGTAAAGAGTTTATTGAAGAGGTTGGAACTGCCTTCCTTTGCTTTATTCCTTTGACTTTATactttttgatttcttggTTCACGacattttttgttttgagaTGGTTTTCCAAGGCTCCAAAGTTGGAGGACGAGGATACTAGATTGTTATGTGGATGTGAAgagaaaattgaaaagtaCCCTAAAAAATGGCGGAGAGGGTGCAGTGCCAATTATTCTGAAATTACAACGCAAAGTTTTACTGCTGCTTCTAATAACTTTGAATTATCGCTTGCTGTtgcaatttcaatttatggTTCAGGAAGTAAACAAGCAATTGCTGCAACTTTTGGACCATTGTTAGAAGTGCcaatattgttgatactAACGTTTGTTGCTAGATACTTGAGAACTAAATTTATCTGGTCAGATGTCGAAGAGCTAGATGATGAAATTCGCCGTTAG
- a CDS encoding glutathione S-transferase, putative (also shows homology to S. cerevisiae URE2 involved in nitrogen catabolite repression;~Similar to S. pombe GST1) — protein MKLYTAPTGNGRKPLIFLHILDVPHEIHMFDWPTKEIKKNWYLELNPHGLVPTLVDGDVTLCESNAILQYLADKYDTDNKFSYPNNDPLYWQQMRWLFYQSTQFSDALSRLLFYKKFRSDDEWLVDKGFEQIGKVYQVLDLHLAQNKWFVGDKFTIADLAFAVGHFRRIEKTTGTKFEIENFEQQYPHVTQWYYDVLSIKGVKEGFELK, from the coding sequence atgaaattatACACTGCTCCAACTGGAAATGGTCGCAAaccattaatttttttacatATTTTAGATGTTCCTCATGAAATTCATATGTTTGATTGGCCTAccaaagaaatcaaaaagaattggtATTTGGAATTGAATCCTCATGGACTAGTCCCAACCTTAGTAGATGGTGATGTAACATTATGCGAAAGTAATGCTATCTTGCAATATCTTGCTGATAAGTATGACACTGATAATAAGTTTAGTTACCCAAACAATGACCCTTTGTATTGGCAGCAAATGCGATGGTTATTCTATCAGTCAACCCAATTCAGTGATGCTTTGTCGAGACTACTCTTTTACAAAAAGTTTCGCAGCGACGACGAATGGTTGGTCGACAAAGgatttgaacaaattgGCAAAGTTTATCAAGTTTTGGATTTGCATTTGGCACAGAATAAATGGTTTGTTGGTGATAAATTCACAATAGCCGACTTGGCATTTGCTGTGGGGCATTTCCGTCGTATTGAAAAAACTACAGGGACCAAATTTgagattgaaaattttgaacAGCAGTATCCCCATGTGACTCAATGGTACTATGACGTTTTGTCAATTAAAGGTGTCAAAGAAGGATTTGAATTAAAATGA